CGTTGAAATTTGCCCTGATGTATTTCGTTTCAATGATGACACTGATAAGGCTGAAGTGATTGATGAGGATTCTGGAGGCGAAGAATGTGTTGAAGAAGCGGCTGCATCCTGCCCGGCGGAATGTATTCATATTGATGAATAATAAAAAAACAAATCCGGCAATCAGCAAGTTTGGAGTCTACGCTTACCTGCCGGAGATGTGAAGTATTAACCCGCAGTTCTCATCAGTTCAGGCGGCTTCAGGGGAGTCTTCGCTTGCTCAAGATTGACACGATGTTCATGAGAAATGTGGGTTAGTTTCTACTTGCTGCTCCAATGAAGTGCATGTGGGTTAAAACCGCACTCCAGGGTGGGTTTGATTATTCTGAAATAAGGAGAAACGTCAAAATCCCTGGGAGTAAAGAGACTGTGATGTCGGATATGCAGGAGTTCACGCTGACATTTCAGGCCGGATGCTGTGTTTACCTCTTCCAGTACTGTTTTAGGAAGAATCGGGTATTTGATAGACTGGAAAGCTCTGGCTATAAGGGAAGAACAAATTGCTCTTGTGGGGTCTCCGCTGCCGAGGGAGAGCAACCGCCTTCGGAAACGGGAAGGAACTGGCGGTGTAGGGAGGAGATAACGCACAAGATCCACGATGTTTCTCAAATCATATTGATTGCCGAGACGACTGGTTGCAAAGGTGACGACTTTTTCTATTTCGTCCTGGCTTAATCCTACCGGACGGCAGATACGGGTATGAAAAGGAGCGTACATTGAGAGTTCCACACCTCTGACTCCATCAATTATATCCGCTTCAACAAGCACTTTAAGTCTTCCGGTGGTATTGTCAGCAGGAAGCGAGTCCTCGCCAACAAAAAGAGCAGCATGTGACCAGCTGGACTGGGTCAGATACTTGATGGCTGTACTGAAAGTGCTGCTCCCGTCAACCAGCAGTACGTCACCTTTTCTGAGACTTTGGGCAAGTTTTTCCGGGGTGGTTGTTGCCACCTGAACATTGTCATCCTTTGATCTGGAGAGATATTTCGCCAGACTTCTACCGATTTTATGCAGAATTTTCATAAGCATTTCTGTTTGCAAGCTGTGTATTCAACAGTTTGTATGTTGAGTGTGGAGAATTATTTTCCCGCTTTATTTCAAGGTGGCCTGATTATAATATAGGCATGCAGAGTGTAACATGGGAGAATTAATTCAGGTTTTCAGGGATAAAAACTTGAAAAAAGGGAATAAAATGGGGAATTCAAGACTCGGGGGGTGAGTGGAAAATACAAGCAGGGAACAAAACGTCAAGCTGAACGCCCTGTTTATAGAGGAAAATGAGGAAAAACAACGCTAAATCAGTGGTACACCCGGAGGGATTCGAACCCCCGACACCCGGATTCGAAGTCCGTAGAATAATTGCATTAATTAGTTGTATTCAGAGGATTATTTGAAGAAATCGTAGAATATGGGTACAAATAAAGGTACATAAATAATTAAATTGTAGGATTAAGATGTTATTTTTCCATCTTGAACCTCGGAAGGCTTGTAACTCCAATGTAACTGGATTTCAGGATGTTCTCTTTTTAATAAGGCAAGAATTGAACCAGAATTTTCCAGTATATCTCTCGAAATAGTTTCAAGATTTTTTGATATAATTTCTCGTTGTTTCTCGGTTGAAGTATCTTTTGAATAAATTTTTAAAAAGTTAACTTTTTTCATGAGTTTTCCTTGTTTTCTTTAGAGATGAAATCATTTCGTAAACAACGCAATTAACGAAAGGTAATATTTCGATTAAATTCGTTTGATGTGAGTGTTCACAAAAATAATTTGAATCATCAGAATCAACAGTCAATACACCAATAATTTCATCAATGTCGTATCCATTGTTTCTAGTGAGTTCAATTAGGTTTCTATCTAATTCAAGTGGTATTGCAATCATAGACTTCAAATATTTTTTCTGTTTTTCGTGAAAATATGGTATTTGATTATTACAAGCACTTATCGGAGCTTTTTTTTGAAAAGAGCGAGAAGCTATTGAATCACTTGTATAAGATAGTTTATCTTTAATTTTTTTATCTTTAAAAGAAATGAAACATTCATTGATGAATGGTATGCAAATTAAAGGTTCTAAAATGTTATTTTGATCATTTTTAACAAAAAGAGTACATCTGAAACGTATTTCATCATGATTTATTACTTTTAACATTTTGATCATGGCAATTAGAATTGCTATTAAGGGTTTCTTGTCTCCTGGTAACCTAGAATTGCCCAGAATAAGCTTTTTAATATTTTGTTTAACAATATTGTCCAAACAACCTAATACAGTTATTAATCGTTGGATTTTATATCCTGACAGATGGGAGACATCTTTTGAATTATACTGTACAAATTTGTGTTCTTTATCTCCATATTTACAAACCGTACTCGTAAATGCTGCTTTGAAATTATCTGAGTGGAAAATATTATTCACAATCTCAGAGAATTGACCCCAAAATCCACGTGTACGTTCATTATTTGGTGAATTAAAAAGACCTATAACTATGCCGAAAATAATTAGCAATATAATATAATACAATAGTAAGTAGTTAATAGAAGCGAGGTTAACACCATAAAGTTCAAATATTCGGGAAAAAATATAAACAAAAGATAAAAAAAACGCAGAAGCCCAAACACTATATCTTAAGAAAAAAATGAACCGACATTTATGTGTATGGTATAATAATTCATTAATATAAGATGGTGACAATTTAGCCACTATACTATTCCAGTGATATAAAGTCTTGTCTTCACCGTATGCTAGTCTATTGCCACAAGCAGGAGTATCACATGAACTGCATCTACTTGGCAAACGGTTTGAAGGAAGGTTTTCTGCGTAAAAGTTAATTTCTGACATGAAACGAAACAATCCTGGGGGACGAAAATTCTTAGATTTTTTTTCTAGGTTTCTTAATAAGATACTATCGCTTAATGGATCATTGCTTAAAAAATGAATTGATACGACCAAAAAGATAATAAAAAGCATGGCAAATTTCAACCCTTTGCCGGTGTAAATTGGAAGTTGCTCTTCTTTGTCAAAATTTTGTATAAATATTTTTTTCAGCCAATGATTCTCAATTATAGTTTTTAATATATCAGAATTCTCAATCGCTCTTTCAACAATTATTGTTGTTGTACTATATTCTGGACTTGAAAACTCTATTCCTATTACAATTAGAATTGAAGTAAAAATAGCAAAAAAAAATCTGAGTGTGAACTTTTTATTATCCCACTTCTTGCGGATTTCATAATTTTCTAATTTATGAATATTGATAGGGTTTTTAAAAAGAAAAAGCATTACACAGTCCTTTAAGTGAAACTAGTGAATAATTAGTGATTATTATTATGTAAATAATTCTGCTTTTTGAATAAAGTTTGATGGAAAACTATTTATTATTAATTGTCGTAAATAGCCATATTTTTTAAGATATCGGTTGTCCGAATTGTTTGTTGCGCTATACTCGAATAAAATCTCATGGTTATAATCAAAAACCTCAATAGAAAAAAGACCAAAAGTCGGTTTGTGTATCGAATGATTACCTGCAATACTTATTAAGGAAATAGTTTTTTCGATGAGATCTGGAGTAAATATTTTTAGGGAGCGATTGTTTAACAACAATTTGATGAAACCATCTTTCGAAAACTTTATTTCAATAGAATTTGAATAGTTATTGTTGGGTATAGAAATTATTTCGTGTTTTTTTGAATTGATCATTAAATAAAGATTAAATCTATTGTCTTCATCCATGTCTTTAGATAAAGAAAGAATCTCTTCATTTTTGTTTATCATAAAACTAATTATGTTTCCTTTGTTTGAGCAGGATGGACTGTGTTTGAATTGAAAAATAAATTTCACCGTAAAGTCCATTAACGGCTTATCTTCAAAAGAAATATAAGCTGAAGAAACTCCATCAAAGAATAAAATATTTTGAGTTTTTTCTTCGGAGTGATTGACAAAATCATTAAAAATTATATTTGAACAAGGATTAGAACAATAATCAACTGCGTCAACTAATGTTCGTAAATATTGCAAGATACTTATATAATAATATCTTAATTCACTAACGTTATTCCATATTTTAGATTTGAATATAAGCTTATCAAATTTTTTAAGTTCTTTTGGAATTTTGATTTTTTTTCTTAGTTCTTTAATATGTGTTTCAACTTTGTGGCTATCTAGTGTGATGCTTAATCGATGTGCATAACAATTTCTAATATTTCTTATAGATTCAAAAGCATCGTAAGCTGTTTTGTCAATTAGATCTGAGAAAAATGCAAATCTAATTTTATAATATAATGAATTAATGCCAATCTTATTCAAAGTATTTATTTCTTTTTTAAAATGATATTTTAATATCAATCTTCCTAGTAGTAATTCAATCATCGATGCTAAAATTAGTATTGCTTCAAGCTCGCTATCGACCGAAAAATGATGAATGGATTGATAATACTCTTCATACATATCTCCTATGAAAAGCCCTTTAAGTGAAGAAGAATTTGTATTTTCAATTGTCATAAGTTTAATTAAGTTGTGTTTTTCGAAAAATTAAATCTATCTCGTTCCCCTGGGGCGGAGTGTAAGGCCATATCTCTCCTTTATCTTCCCAGAACCATTAAAAATTGCATTCAAGAGCTAAAGATATGCGAAGGCAACTGGATCGATTTGGGGCTGGTGTACCTCTTAATCATCTACTAACTGTAGGTCTTTGTAGTCCTATTAATATTACGTAGAAAAGAAAATACCTTTTCTTTTGATCAATATGATTACTGATAATAAAAAATAGCAATTTTATTTGATCGGAAAAATTATACAAATCATTAAAGTTACTGATCGAGAATTTTGTTTCTTTCTTGTTTTCGTCGAAAACATCAAGATATTAATGTGAAGTATTAAAATGGAGTCGACAAAATGGTTTTCTGTTATTTTTATCAAGTAATATTCCGAAATAACTCTTAGTGTCACGATGGTATACTCGTTCAATATCGAAAACTTCCCGCATGATTGCTTTAACTACTAGAAATCCTTCCAATTCTTCTTCAGTTGAAATGATGCCTTATCGTCAATTCCAAATTGTTCATCATTTCGTTCTTCTGCGGCAGGGATTTCGGTTTCTTTCGCCCCATGGTCTGATAAGGCAGTTCTGAGACGATTGTTTAAATGATCGTTTATAACTGATTTTAATGCACTTTTTTAAATAAAATATAGATATTTATACCCAATAACTTTATTTCTGATTTGCAATTAAATTATCCTGCTCATCAGTTTGTAAATTTTTCCTGGCTGCTTTTTTTTCCCTGATATAGTCGCGATAATTGGCAAAGCCTTTGTGCAGATCATCCATAAACAGATCAACCCCTTCTTTATCAGGGCCATAATATTCAGCTACAAATTCAAATAATTCGTCAAAAAAACCGAGGCACTGTTGTTTGAAGAACAATAACCTGGCCTTTTCGTTTTCCTTCCCTATATCACTGGCCCTTTTATATGTGCCGAAGTCTAGTGTTTTCTCTGCTGTTTTAATTTCATTTTGTGGATACGGATAGCCCTTTCCTGTTTGTAACCAATCAATATTGCATTCAAAAAAATAAGCAATTTTAACAATTGTTGATCGTCTTGGCGACTTAACTACACGGTTCAGCCATTTGCTTATTTGGGTTTCCGAAATTCCTGTTTCTTTAGAAAATTTCCTCTGATCAATTTTTTTTAAGTCAATAAGTTGTTGTAATCTGGCGGCAAAATCATTTCTACTTGTCATTGATTTAATCACGTTTAATTTAACACTTGCCACTGCTTTAATTAACGGTTATCATTGTAGCCATTATGACACCTACACAGATAAAAGGCGCAATAATGCTGGCCACTGGTTTAACCATTGATGAGTTCGCAAAAAAACAAGGTTATCAAAAAGCATCGTTCTATCGGACCATCAAAGGAACGAGACGCTCAAAAAAAATACGGGCGATCATTGAGCGCACATGCGCCCATATAATAAAGATTGACTGGCCTGAACCGGCCAAGGAAAAAACAGAATAAGAAAAGTCCTTTCCCCGGACGCAGTTCAGGATATGTCGCTGGCACTTCATATCCTAACCGGGGAAAGGCATTTTGCAAGAATATTTTTATAGATGGCACTACTTACCACTAAGCCAAAAAAAACATTTGAGAGGAAGCTGTGATACCAAGGGAAAAGAAATACCCCAGGGACTATCAGGTGATGGATGACGTTCTCAACCGTGGTGATGCTGTTGAACTTGCGAGGTTGCTTTCAGTTTCTCCCCAGCATGTACGCTCCTGGTGTCGTGCCCCTGAAACCGAAGATGAATTCGCTACTGGTCGTTTTGGCCCTCTTGCCCGCATTCGTACCATGATATCAATGATAAGAGATGATGATGGCGTTCCTGACCGGGCTTTTCCTATTGCTCAGTATATAGCACAGCTGTGCAAAGGGACATTTGTTCCTGACCTGCAACTGACCGAATCCATGGAATCTGACATCGTGCGTGATATATCCGCTGTTTTTAAGGAAACCGGCGAGGCTATCGAGGTCACCCGGAAAAATTGGCTGGAAAGAAACGGTAAAAACACGGAGCAGCAAAAGGCTCAGTGCCGCAGAGAAATAAACGAAGCTCTGGTGGCTTTGCTGCAACTCAGAGAGCATCTGGAGAGGCCAAGAGAACTATGACGAATACACATGAAGAAATACGCGTTATGCGGATAGAACTGAGTGAACTCAAACAACTTCTCCTTGATCTCAGAGAAAAGATTCATCAGCAATACCTGCAAGAAGATGAAATTCTCACCGTAAATGAAGCAGCGGCCCTGTTAAAGGTGTCAAAATCGACTTTGTTTCGATATGTGGCCAATCGATCAATTCCATATTCGAGACCATCGGGGAAAGCGAAAGGTGATCTGCGCTTTTCAAAGCGTGCTCTGTTGGAAACGATTCCACCGAAAAAGCATAAACGGCGGGGTAGAAAGACTCGGGAGATAACGGTGTTATGAAAAGAAAAACAAATCATTACAAACTGGAGGCTATAGTGGATATCGCAAAATTAATAGGCAAACAGTGTTCATATCGCCGTATTTACCAGAACGAGAGAACGGTTAGCGTCATTAGATCCATTGAAACAGTAGTTGAAGTTATCTCCAGCAAGGCAACCCCTGTTGAACATAAAATTTTATGTATGAAGAACGGTGATAAGGTTGCTCTTCAGTCCGTCTGGTTTGACTCCTCTATCGACTGTTTCAGCTCTTGAATTGCGCTGGATATCCCATCAAGCGAGGCTGTGATGCTACTGGTGGCGTCCTTGATTTCTATTGTCAGCCCTTCAATGGCTCCAATTCCATTCGGGTTATATGCATTACCAAAGCCTATTTTTTGCAGCTGATCGGAAATCTCGGCGGTGGCCTCTTTAATAAGTTTTTTAAGCTTCTCATCCATCGTCAATCCTCCTCTTGTTAGGTCAAAATCATGAATTAAGCACAGGTCCTCGTCCTCCGAACACAACTAAGGCGTTACAGGTGGTACTGGGTATCCTAATTGGATGGCGGGTGTTTTTGCAAATAAAAAAACACATGAGGTGGCACTGCTCAACCTTATTAAACCGAACAAAATCAAACAAGTGAAGCTGTGATAAAAAGGGAAAAGAAACATCCATGGTTGTGAGAAGTCCTCGATGCAGTCTTAAACAAAAGCGATGCTATAGAGCTGTCCAGGCGCTTATTCCTGCCCTGAAAAGAACAACGTGCGGTCGTTTTTGCAGCCGCCTTTTTTCGATGGCAGAGAAAACAACAAGGTCTACACCCTCCAACACTATCACGGGTCCTTCCTGGAGAATTGGAGGTACGGGTATGACGCCGCCCGGCGGTTTCTCGTGGATATATTTTTAAAAGTATCGGAAAAACGGAACGTTATTTCATTTTTTTTTAGGGTGCAGACTTGATTGATAGAAATGAAAAAAAGACCACTGCCTGTCCGCGTTGCGGGAGTCAGGAGTTGTGGCGTCACGGGAAAAACGGTGCGGGAAACCGACAGTGGCTTTGCCGCACCTGTGGACGGGTATTTGTCCTGAAGCCGTTTGGTATTACAGACGAAGTGAAAACAATTACCGACAGGCTGATAGGGGAGGGAATCCCTGTGCCTGTTATCACAAGGGTTATGGGAGGCTATGTTTCCCGCCGGTGGATCTATAACAGGAAGAGATTGATCAATGGTTGACAACATAACGCCAGAACCGGCTGAAAATATCCCATCTAAATTTGTCCTGGAATGTCTGGCGACTGAAGCAGAAGGTGATGGGGCGTTGTATGGCGCACTTTTTGCCGACAAGTTGTTATATGCGAAAACATCGGACACCTGGTTTATCTGGAACGGGAATTATTGGATACGTGACCGGGTTGATATGGCTATCGGCCTGGTGAAGTGTGTGGTCGAAAGGTATGGGGAGGAGATTATCGGTTTTGAAGAAAAAATCGATAAATCGAAAAAAGAAAATGACCCGGAAGACCATAAGGTCTTCAAAAAAAGTTGGGAAAATAAAATAAAATCGCTACAGGCAAAAATTAAGCAGCTCCGGCAGACGAAGGGCAGGAATGCCTGCCTGGATTTTGCCAAGAAAAATCTTGGAAATCCTCTCACCATAGTTGGTGACGAGTTTGACCAGGATCCCTGGCTCCTGGGTGTCACCAATGGAGTTATCGACCTCAAATCAGGGGAGCTGTATCCAGGCAAACCTGATCAAATGATTTCCAAAAGCTGCGCCTGCGAATATCTCGGCCTCGATGTTGATACATCGAGGTGGACAAATTTCCTGGAAACAATTTATGACGGTGACCAGGAGATTATAGAGT
The DNA window shown above is from Desulfomarina profundi and carries:
- a CDS encoding IS1/IS1595 family N-terminal zinc-binding domain-containing protein; this encodes MIDRNEKKTTACPRCGSQELWRHGKNGAGNRQWLCRTCGRVFVLKPFGITDEVKTITDRLIGEGIPVPVITRVMGGYVSRRWIYNRKRLING
- a CDS encoding ferredoxin, whose protein sequence is MSKKVHIDEDECIGCESCVEICPDVFRFNDDTDKAEVIDEDSGGEECVEEAAASCPAECIHIDE
- a CDS encoding helix-turn-helix domain-containing protein — encoded protein: MASVKLNVIKSMTSRNDFAARLQQLIDLKKIDQRKFSKETGISETQISKWLNRVVKSPRRSTIVKIAYFFECNIDWLQTGKGYPYPQNEIKTAEKTLDFGTYKRASDIGKENEKARLLFFKQQCLGFFDELFEFVAEYYGPDKEGVDLFMDDLHKGFANYRDYIREKKAARKNLQTDEQDNLIANQK
- a CDS encoding C40 family peptidase, with product MKILHKIGRSLAKYLSRSKDDNVQVATTTPEKLAQSLRKGDVLLVDGSSTFSTAIKYLTQSSWSHAALFVGEDSLPADNTTGRLKVLVEADIIDGVRGVELSMYAPFHTRICRPVGLSQDEIEKVVTFATSRLGNQYDLRNIVDLVRYLLPTPPVPSRFRRRLLSLGSGDPTRAICSSLIARAFQSIKYPILPKTVLEEVNTASGLKCQRELLHIRHHSLFTPRDFDVSPYFRIIKPTLECGFNPHALHWSSK
- a CDS encoding helix-turn-helix domain-containing protein gives rise to the protein MTNTHEEIRVMRIELSELKQLLLDLREKIHQQYLQEDEILTVNEAAALLKVSKSTLFRYVANRSIPYSRPSGKAKGDLRFSKRALLETIPPKKHKRRGRKTREITVL